Proteins from one Falco cherrug isolate bFalChe1 chromosome 7, bFalChe1.pri, whole genome shotgun sequence genomic window:
- the BDKRB2 gene encoding B2 bradykinin receptor, with translation MVSITTENVTQIYNTVATKELTVSPANFYNNSGVHQLNPYACINPDVWKWLQDFQPGFLWFIFILGAIENSFVLIILCFHKSRCTVAEVYLANTALADLMLVCALPFWAINISNNFQWPFGLFLCKAVNIMSYMNLYSSIYFLTLVSIDRYLALVKTMSLGRMRRTVCAKWNSFVIWVCALLICSPTMLFRNLQYFKEYNITACTLVYPASYWEPANNCLLNVVGFVIPLCVITYCTTQIIKALRSSELQKLKLVQTERKATMLVLAVLLLFIVCWLPFQISTFIDTIRYLTPTSKCLGEINDIVTQVAVYCAFSNSCLNPVLYVIVGKHFQKKAVEFYNDLFPKRCRKSQSVQMENSLDTLRTSISSEYPRKKSVFPLPS, from the coding sequence ATGGTTTCCATCACAACTGAAAATGTTACACAAATTTACAACACCGTGGCCACTAAAGAGCTCACAGTCAGTCCGGCAAATTTCTACAATAATTCAGGAGTGCATCAGCTGAATCCATATGCATGTATTAATCCAGATGTGTGGAAGTGGCTACAGGATTTTCAGCCTGGATTCCTCTGGTTCATATTTATTCTGGGAGCAATAGAAAATTCCTTTGTTCTCATCATCCTGTGTTTCCACAAGAGTCGCTGCACAGTGGCTGAAGTTTACCTAGCAAACACGGCACTTGCGGACCTAATGTTAGTCTGTGCTTTACCTTTCTGGGCTATTAATATTTCTAATAACTTTCAATGGCCTTTTGGCCTGTTCCTCTGTAAAGCTGTCAACATAATGAGTTACATGAACCTTTATTCTAGCATTTATTTCCTGACACTAGTGAGCATCGACCGCTATCTGGCCTTGGTGAAAACCATGTCTCTTGGACGGATGCGACGAACTGTCTGTGCCAAATGGAACAGCTTTGTGATCTGGGTGTGTGCATTGCTCATATGTTCACCTACAATGCTGTTCAGAaatttacagtatttcaaagaaTACAACATCACAGCCTGCACTCTTGTTTACCCAGCCAGTTACTGGGAGCCGGCAAACAACTGCTTGCTGAATGTTGTGGGCTTTGTGATCCCACTCTGTGTAATTACCTATTGCACTACGCAAATCATCAAAGCCTTACGAAGTAGTGAGCTACAAAAACTGAAGTTAGTCCAGACAGAGAGGAAAGCCACCATGCTGGTCCTTGCCGTGCTCTTGCTGTTCATTGTTTGCTGGCTTCCGTTCCAGATCAGCACGTTCATCGACACAATCCGTTACCTCACACCCACCTCCAAATGCCTGGGAGAAATCAATGACATAGTGACCCAGGTAGCAGTGTACTGTGCCTTCAGCAACAGCTGCCTGAACCCAGTCCTATATGTAATCGTCGGGAAGCATTTCCAGAAGAAGGCTGTGGAATTCTACAATGACTTATTCCCAAAGAGGTGCAGAAAATCACAGTCTGTGCAGATGGAAAACTCCCTGGACACTTTAAGAACTTCCATTTCAAGTGAATACCCAAGgaaaaagtctgttttcccACTACCATCGTAG